ATAATACCATGATCTGCAGAGACAAAAATATATACAGAAATTCCGGGTGCCTTTGGATGCCACCGATGGCGCTCCTTCCTTCCCTCAAGCCGGAGTGGTCCTGCGGAACCTCCGAAGAGACCGTCCTCCTGACCTTTGGGGGGAGGAGGGAGGCGGAGTCGGCGGAGCCTGGATCGAGGTCGAAGCCAGTACGGCTGAGATGAAGATGGTTATGAGGTGAATTGGATGGAGCTCTCCGTTATCCCCAGCATGTCGGCCCGCAGCGGGCTGAAGATCTTAATTGGATGCCTTCTGTTGTCGTCTCTTGCCTGGACTCCGGCGGGAGCCCAGGCGATAAGCCTGACCCCCTTCGTCGCGCCTTTGAACGATTTCGCGGAGCTGGGATTCATCGTCCCAACGGATGTGGCGGTGGAGGCTGAATCTTTGAACGACAAGAACTACACCGAGGGGCGTTACCTGGTGGCCTCCCTCCTCCTCAACGAGAGCAGGGTATTTTTATACCTCCTATACCCCTGCCAGCCCCCCGAGGTCCAGCTGGATGCCGAGGGGCTGAAAGATCTGATCGAGGTCTTCGACCCCACCCTCAATGAGACCATATACAGCCCCGCGCCCCTGAACATCACCGACCGGTCCGCCATCTGGGGACAGATCGGAAACTACGTCCTCGTCGCCCATCAGCCGTCGAATCAGACCGTATCGATCGTATTCATCGACGAGAACGTCACCGAGACGGTGGTGGAGTACCTCCTCGGTTCCCTGGAGATCACCGTAAATGAGAACGCTACCCTCCTCTCTCCCGGGTACTGCGAATCCGCTTTAGGGGCCGGATCGGCCGTCCCTGAGGCGGCAGCCGAGACCCCCGCCCCTGAAGTGGCCACCAACGAGACCGCCGCACCGAGCGAGACGGTGGCGACTACGGAGCCGGAGGTGGCTCCAAGCGATGCCGTCGGTGCGACGGCGCCGGTGGAGCCCGTCCAGAACGCCTCCGGGACGAGCGTGGAGAAGACCCAGGCGGACCTCGCCGCCATCAAGGATCAGTTCCAGCAGAAGTTTGGCCTAAAGGTCTGAGGGCCCCTCGAGGCCTGAAGGCCGCCCTTTTTTCCCCGGGGGGAGCCGGCCGCCGCGAGGACCTGATCCCCCCCGGACGGATCAACCTTTAAATCCCATCGAAGCCCCGTATATCCTCCGATGAGATACCTCCAACCCTCGGAGGCGGTCTACCGGGGGATGAAGGGGGCCGGGATCGACTTCGTCGCCAGCGTCCCTTGCGTCCATCTCCAGGGGCTCCTCGCCCTCGTGGACACCGACCCCGAGATCAGGCACGTCCCCGTCACCCGGGAGGAGGAGGGGGTCGGGATCGCTGCCGGTGCATACATGGGCGGTAAAACGCCAGCCCTCCTGATGCAGAACTCGGGGCTTGGAAACAGCATCAACGCCCTCGCCTCCCTCAACGGCCTTTACGGGATCCCGCTCCTCCTGATCGTCAGCCACAGGGGCGGAGTGGGGGAGACGATATCCGGTCAGGTCCCCATGGGACGGCTGACGCCGAAGCTCCTCGACGCCATGGCTATCCCGAGGTTCATCCCCACCCTCACCGAGGCCGAGGAGAAAGTTGCCCTCGCCTGGGAGATCGCTCTTGCGAGGAGGACCCCGTCGGCGGTGCTGCTGGAGATCGGGTTCTGGAAGCCGATCCCCTGAACCCCGGAGACGACGGATGCCTCCGACGAAGGACTATATATTTCAGGAGGGAATATTTCTACTGATGATCAGATTGACGGCGCGGGTCTCCGGCAGGGTCCAGATGGTGCTCGGTCCTCGGGCCTCGTCGGCTTCGTCCAGAACCTCCCCGACGGCCGGGTCGAGGTGGTCGCCGAAGGTGAGAGGTCCGACCTCGGGAGGTTTGCATCGGCGTTGAAGATGGGGAACTCTCTCATCCGGGTCGACGATGTGGAGACGGCTTACTCCGAGGCGACGGGTTCTTTTCCCGGATTTCGAAAGGTGATCGACCCCGAAGAGCTGGGAGATCGCCTCGATGAGGGGGTCGGGATCCTGAAGGAGATCCTGGTCACCGTGAAAGAGGGCTTCGGCGATCTGGGGGAGAAGATGGACACGATGCTGGAGAAGCAGGATTCGACCCTCGGCGAGATTCAGGGGCACAGGTTCGACATGAAGGGTTACATCAACCAGAGGTTTGAACGGATAGAGACCGACCTAGCGGAGCTGAAAGCCGCGATGAGAGAGCGAGGCATCATCTGAAACGATCGCCTTCGATGAAGGCCAGCATTCAGAAGTCCTTTTAAGCCATCGGGAGCCGATCAATCTGAGAAGGATCGAAGCGATCTCCATCATCGCCCGGGAGGCCGAATCCCAGGGCGCCCTTCTGGTGGGAAATATAGGTTATCCGTCCAGGGAGCTATACGCCGTCGGCGACCGCCCCTCCAACTTCTACATGCTGGGGTCGATGGGCCTCGCCTCCTCCATCGGCCTCGGCCTCGCCCTAGCCCTCCCGGACCGGAGGGTAGTCGCCATCGACGGCGACGGCTCCGTCCTGATGAACCTGGGGAGCCTCGTCACCATCGCCGACCAGGAGCCTGAGAACTACCTCCTCGTCATCCTCGACAACGGCTGCTACGGGTCGACGGGGTCCCAGCCGACCTGCACCGCCCGAAAGGCAGACCTGGCCCGGATCGCCGAGGGGGCCGGGGTCACCGAGGTCCGCCTCGCCGCCAGCCCCGAAGAGCTCCGGGCTGGCCTCACCGGGAGGGGCGTCCTGGTCGTCAAGGTCGAGGCGGGAAACGCCGAGGTTGCCGTGATCCCTCTATCCCCGGAGGAGATCATCGAGAGGTTCATGGGGATCTCCGCTCCGCTATAGACTCAATTCTGATGGGCTCAGTCACGACAGAAGACGCGTCCGAAAGCGGCTGAAGGTGACATATCCGAAAAACCTTTTATAGGTTCAGCACAAGTAATGAAAAATGACAATGCCCTCGAATATTGGTTATATTTATATATGTTTATCTGTTGGATTTGTCTTGGGTATCCTTCTGGGATCAGCTCAAGGAGCCACGACAACCGTTGATGCTGGGCAAAGCCTCCAGGAAGCCATCGAAGATGCCAGCCCCGGGGACGTCTTGGAAGTCAAGAGCGGCGTCTACAGGGAGAACCTGAACATAACAAAGCAGCTCATATTGCTGGGAGTGGATACCGGAGGTGGGATGCCGGTGGTGGATGCTGGCGGTGCCGGAGATTCGATAATCCTATATGCCGACGGCATAATCCTTCAGGGCTTCGTGGCGACCAACTCCGGCCACAATTTGGAGGCGGGGATTAAGATAATCTCGGACAACAACGTGGTTATGAACAATGAAGTCCGTTTAAACAATGGAACCGGAATTTTTGTATCAATCTCCAGCAAAAATAATTCCATCATAAATAACAATGTCAGCTATAATAACAAAAGCGGGATCTTTCTCTGGAGTTCTAACGAGAGCGTAATATCCGAAAACATCGTCAGCGGCAATAGATGGATTGGAATCCGACTTATGGATTCGAGCAGCGGCAACATCATAGACAATAACGTAGTCCATCATAACGAGATGCACGGAATATCCATTGAAAGTTCTGTCAACAACAGCATCATT
The sequence above is drawn from the Methanothrix harundinacea 6Ac genome and encodes:
- the comD gene encoding sulfopyruvate decarboxylase subunit alpha, which translates into the protein MRYLQPSEAVYRGMKGAGIDFVASVPCVHLQGLLALVDTDPEIRHVPVTREEEGVGIAAGAYMGGKTPALLMQNSGLGNSINALASLNGLYGIPLLLIVSHRGGVGETISGQVPMGRLTPKLLDAMAIPRFIPTLTEAEEKVALAWEIALARRTPSAVLLEIGFWKPIP
- a CDS encoding acylphosphatase — translated: MVAEGERSDLGRFASALKMGNSLIRVDDVETAYSEATGSFPGFRKVIDPEELGDRLDEGVGILKEILVTVKEGFGDLGEKMDTMLEKQDSTLGEIQGHRFDMKGYINQRFERIETDLAELKAAMRERGII
- the comE gene encoding sulfopyruvate decarboxylase subunit beta: MRRIEAISIIAREAESQGALLVGNIGYPSRELYAVGDRPSNFYMLGSMGLASSIGLGLALALPDRRVVAIDGDGSVLMNLGSLVTIADQEPENYLLVILDNGCYGSTGSQPTCTARKADLARIAEGAGVTEVRLAASPEELRAGLTGRGVLVVKVEAGNAEVAVIPLSPEEIIERFMGISAPL